The DNA region CCAACTGATTAAGCAATTGTgtgtttttagaaaaaaacgaATAGATCTTTCTAAGAGGCACAAATCTAtgtaatatagaaatatgtgtTGTAACACCCCGatcgcccacggctaatgggccatccACGTCCGCTCTCTCGGCCAGTAGGCTCCATTCCATCCGACGGTCAGTCGTTAATTTTTctaaggctcgaaatcattgtttagtgaccctgcaatcaccacccgacatTTCCCTctgttttggcctcacttacatgatatcgcgaatcactttccgataggtcatccatcctttcactactccagcccaagcacgcttaactctggatttctaaacggatgtgtgacggaaaaggtaagtcaactttggtgacatagatagccaaatcaattctcttaagccttttcacatatcacaactcgggatgttacatgTATGTTCATATTCACTTCATATCAGAGCCGAGCTTGACCCAACACATGTGAAAGATTTGTGTGGGACCCCCATTCTGTGGGGtctttttctaaaaaagatcttctatattttaatgtaataataaataaaatatcaaaatgcaAGAGATTTTGATATTAACAAAACTAtagtaaatatttaaacaattttttgttttcaaattacaaaatttgTAACTGGTTAAAGGAAgtaactaattttttaattaaatataaaaatttggataatattacataatttattttattttgtttagggCTCCTAGATTCTCAGGTCCGGATCTGCATCATATAGAAGTAGttaatatatcataaaatagtatgttaaatttaaaaggagATAAAAGTATTGCCGGACTAGAAAAACAAGCTTAATTTGCATGACTCTTCGACATCATTGTTTTCACCAAATTTACCGAAAGGTCGCTTTAGCTAGAGAATCCGATCGAAAATTCACCAATCTAGAGATATGAAAGATGGAGATAGATGCAAACTTAGAGAAAATCCTTCGTATATCATGGATGATTCCGACGATTTTTTTTCATGAGGTTGCTGTTGATTCGCTTGGACATGCttacaataatattatttataatgttGTTATCACTTATCAGAGATGCAACTGGCCTCCCAGTCTCACATACTAACTCAACATTTCTACCTTCCCAAATTAGTGAGTTGATTTTAATTCATATGTTGACCGCCAAGTTTAAAACTTATCAGCAAATTAGGgaatattttttagataatcTATAGATAACAAATCCAATAAATTCAAATGAGTTAGTTTTGATATATGTTAGAACTTAAATACATAAATGGCTTTTGTACATTCGAGATCAGAATGTTGCAAATTTTATATCCTCGAATACATAATGGCCTTTGTACCATGCGTgagttaaaataaatttgatttttttcttatccTATTAACTATTAGGATAATATCTAACAAaaggaaataataataatcaacaATTTTCGCCTCATCCCTTGAGCCCCTAAAAAGGAGAGACAATCGTCACATTTTTTATCGTCTGGTGAAATACTAAGCCCGACAAAGGAGAAAAACAATATATTGCCAGACTAGAAAATTAGTACGGGCTTCAAGTATAACCCCATATATTAGATTCGGCTTGTATAAGAGATTCAGTGCTACATACATATTCATAAACTACTAACGTTTTTATTCAGTTgcattataaatatatgataaaagaAATAAAGGATACGATGATTGGTATCATATATGAACCAAAGGTATCCATGTGCCAACATGGAGTTTGATTTTCATCTTTGTATACCTAATGTGAGCTTAACTTGTCTCTCTGACGTTCATTCAACCATGTGTGCGCATCTATAAAAGTTCTCCCATTtcacttttgattttttttttttaattgtgaaCGGGATATAACTAAAAATGCGCATATCCGGCGTGACTTTATTTTAAGTAGtagaaaaattaacaaaaaaaaaattctcttgtAACATATATGATCTTTTATTTCTGACTAGcggattttaataatttaagtaCGTTACCGAATAAGATGATCTCTCTCTCATTTACAAGATGGATCAAAAAAGTGTCTAGCTAGTTAACAATTATTACACAATTCCTTTGTATGGCTTAACATAAGTCAaattcagtgacaaaaaaacataagtcaAATTATCATTTGAATAAAGTAGAAAACCTGAGTTACATGGTGCAAACTAAAATGACTCcaattaatatctttttaagCTATAAAATTGCTAACTAATTATGTTGCCAACTAAAATGACTATACATTTCTAACTAACATTGTTGCCAACCAATGTTATAGGTTTTTCTTACATATAACATTGCTAACTAACCTGAGTTacaagtcaaaaaaaaaaaaaactaacctgaGTTACATGGTGCTAACTAAAATGACTCCAAGTCGAAAAGGGACGGCGAGTGACTACTGTCGAAAAAATGCTCTGACAACTAAATTAGTGGggtcaaatattaaattttaactaaatattatagTAATTTTGTAAAAAGTACACTAAAAATTTTTTCCCCCAATTTTACTGGGGTTACTTGACCCCACAAAATACTTAGTGCCTCCGCCCCTGAACGTGGCCATGGAATAAAGTTGGGACCGTCCATATCTATTTAATATGTTTCTTAAATAAAGCAACTTTTGAGGTTCATCCCGTTAGGAAGAGCAAGCATTCCTCTTTTACAACCAGTAAAAATAGGTATCCAAATGGTGAACTGATGATTCCAAACACAATATGTAAACTTTTCACATATTTCATGTTACGTCTTACATGTCTCAACTAATGTCATGGAAacgtatatacatatatatatatataatgcatGCATGTGTACTTTGGATGCAATATCAGATACTAATATACTAAAGATATACTGACGGTGAGATACCGAGATGAAAAGGAAGGAATCGTAAAGCTAAGGGTGATGGATTCCACGTCCAAAAGATAAAGAACATTTACCTCTTTCAGTATAACCaaccaataaaatatatatttgatgaaaAACATATGGTATTATAACTGTACTATAAAGTAATATTTGTAGTGCCTTACAATAAATGGTAATGTATGTTGAGTGATTTAGTAATAACaattagatttataaaatattggtTCACATAACCGCAATGACACTAGAGTGTGTATTTGGGTAAAATAATGTTATAGTTTTTTTCATATACCTGTGTGTAGTCTTTTGGAATTATTCCGGAAAATTTATGTTCTAAGAAATAGTGTTTTCACcttgaaaattaatttcaaactcATATTAGCTTCGTTTTATTTTCTGAACAACCCTCATATATATGACACAAGTTTATATCAAAGTGTCTATAAATAGTCAAGCATGAAATCGCTGTGTATGGActtgaatttttccaaaaattatTCACAGTAAATCCTTCaactattaatttattaacACTTTAGTATCCttactattttaattttgtaacatttctatattttacttttttctagTTTTCAGAAGTAAGTGAATATAAATACATGGTATCCTCTTTTTATTTGTACGAGTATGTTAAACAATACATTTGATGGTCACGTTAGactttcttattttatatgGACATAATTCGAATGGTTATGAAGGGTCACTTTCTCTTTATGCACTGGATTTGCTTTGCAGTACTGCATCCCCTTCTCAAGATACTTAATTAATCAGTCGGAACACATTTttgattgttttgtttctttaaagATTCATCTGAGACACttgaaataatataattcttCTAGTTGAAAATAGAACCGCATTAGTGGACCCTCTCTATATACACGTAGAGTTTCTCTCGGTAATTTGTTTCTGCTTCTAGTCCCGTCTTCTAATTAGCATATGAATGGCCATCAAGTAAAcgcatataaaatatattaaccgTTGATGTCCCCTCTTTATATCCtgtttaaataaattacaatGGATTAGTAATAATGAAAAccacaaatattaattttatcaatGTGGGTAAGAAACCAAATGGTGAAGATAATCATAAATATCACATGATTTAAAACAATAGTAAGTACCAATCATATCGCTAAAATGAAactttatcattattaatttctAAAAGCTTGTTTGTCAAAATAAATTCTAGAGAAGCCAAACTTTCCAAGTGTTAATCGTCACAATGATAAGAGAAAAACGTCACATTACTCTTCTTTTTTAAACTGCACGTCACAATTGGAATTTGTAGTCTTTTTCGATCAATAACTTTTTAGAGGATTTAGTGTGATACTTAAagacaaaataaacaataaatattaatagGGATCTAGTAGCTAGAGACATAACTATAGTCAAGTGTTGATCCATACCGTAGCGGCAGAAGAAGTGAGGGAAACAATAGAATTAGTTGAAGAAGTAGATGATTGTGATGATGATAATAAACCTACATTGTAAGCCATGGTCTCATCAGGCTGATACAATCCATAGTTTCTCTCAGAGGTTGGTCCTGGTTTAAGGTCTTCATTAAATAGAGCAAAGAGATAAACATCAAGTCTCATGTTTTTTCTCAATGGCGTTCCTTCACTCTGAAGTTGTCTCTTTAGAAGATTCTTGTTATAAACTGCTGCGTTGGCCACGGTGGCTCCAACCTCATCTCCATCGCCTTTAGATGGCCAACCAGTCTCTGAGACCCCAACCTCTATATCTTCAAAGCCAAGCCTTGCCATGGCGAAGATCACAGCGTCTACTTGAGCATAGAGCATGTTGTCGTAATGATACTTGGTGTAGGGGTCAACCATTCCAGGGTTAGGGTTGAAGAGTACGTAATCTAGTGGGATCTTTGTTGGGGAATCCTTGTAAGCGAAGTAAGGGTAAGCGTTGATCCAAAAAGGGGATTTCGTGCTATGCAAGAAACTTAGAAGCTGCGTCATTACGCCGGCGACTTGCGGTCTGAAACATCCGGCGGAGGGAGGGTAAGATTCTTGAAGCACTGATAGTGAGTTCGGAGTCGAGACCTGAATGTACTTGTCTAGACCGGTTTGGACGAGAGCAGCATGAATGCTCATCATTGCAGGCACAAGATATCTGCATAGCCATAACAAGGTGAGTACGTCAAGAATCTGAAAATGTTAATGAGTGTAATGATGTATGTAACAAACTCTATGAGGCTCGAGTCGTCATCGGTGTATAGTTCGTTGCCGACAGCAATGCCGCCGATCTTGGTGGCCGGAAAGTAGGGTTTGATACGGGACGTGACCCATTGGAGAGCTTGTTGAGGGTCGACTAAGCTGGGAAGAATTTGATTTTCGACGGTGACGAAGATCTCAATGTTGGAATTGGCGAATGAGGTTAAGACTTTAGGGTTTGTGTCGTATATTCTTGTCTTGTTGATATGGAGTGAGCCCAAGAGTTGTATAACTTTGTCTGGTGGAGGAAGGTTGTCACCGACTTGACCGTAGTTTATGCCAAGAGAGGTCACCCTTTGAAACAATAATCCATGTTCTGTGAAAAAATGGAACAGGAATCAGAATGTGTATGTAATGTCAAGTTAAATCAagatactgatttttttttatttgttagacAGAAATAAgccatatatatacaaagacAATACCTAAGAATGTTAAGGAAAAAATAAGAACAACAACATAGTTGGTCATTGCAACTCTGCTAAACATTTTAGACATAGAGGGGAGAGAGAAATAACGACTGAGAGATGGTGTTTTGTAAGAGAATCAATGCAATGAAATGTGGGGATAGATATAGAGAGAAGAACTGAGATGGGACCAAGTTGGGAAAATAATAACATGGTATAATGTAGAGATAAGTATACTTTACTTTGCCTgcctaattttatatatttgtcaGACATAGGGTCTTCTCAAATAAAAAGTGAATATACTGATTCATTGTGACAATAACCAATTcgttattttaagttttattagaTATTGTAGTAACGGGAGTAGGCTTGACAATATGTTTACTCTATGGAAGTCTACTGTAAAAATAGTGTGTTTATCAAAAGCATTTTTCGTTAGGCAACATGGGTTTCATCAAAATTTGTTGGACCTAAGCAAGAAAATGACATCTTAGATTGTCTCTTTCCAACACATTGCCAACTATGTCagtccaaaaataaaaataaatttgaaaaagtgGCCTAAAGTAGACACTTTCTTCAGACAAAAGCAAATGTGGGAAAGATTGAATTGCCCACTATAATGGGTTTTTAATCTTAACAAATGTTTTTGCCTTTGGCAATATAAATGAAAGGATCCCATATTTGGGAGTTGGTTGAACGAGAAAATGGAAATAAAAGAGTATAATTCCTATCATCACGATGGGAACTGAGAACTGGGATACTGATCAGAGCAGCTTTATCGGGAGAAAAAATGGTGTGCTTAGCCCTTAGGAGTCCACCAAAACACCAAGCAACGACGCCTCTCGCTGTTAAATTAAGCattccatttttgttgtttCAACTGTTTGCGGACTCTACTGATATATGATGTTTCgcgattgatttttttttttttaatcagattaaaaaaaagaaaaaaaagcaccTCTAACAGGGTGCTGGTATAAAGATGCTCTGATAACATCAGTTTGTAttttactccatttttttttgtaaattgtgTCATTGTACTTATTGAATTTAGTgaaatacaatataaatattaattttattctattGGTCCTGTTGTATTTCGCATGAAATGACAGTATCATCCTCATGCTGGATTTCAAATTTTGACATACGTAATACTTGGAGTTccactaaaaatattatacctAATCAATATAAGATTGTTTGAATGTTTTAGTACAGTATAAAAATGCTAATCATGAAAATAGTGCAAGTAAACTGTCTACCATACGTTAAAGTGCTAAAATCATCTATAAAGAACAGGTTACTTAAGGCGATGGGGAATAGTATATGGATGTGAGCTTTGCAGAGAAGGAGGAGACGAGACAAgagattattttttctttgcttgTCTCCTACACAGTTTGGGAGGACTTTACTCGACAGCTTGAGGGTAATATTATCAATCTGGACTGGCAATGAACATTGAATCGCTTGCAGAGAATGGGAAAAAAAGAGACTAGACGCCATTTAGCTAAGCTTTTGTTTTAGATTTCAGTTTACTACATAAAACTGGACATCTGCAGATCAACTGCGAAGACTCATCGACAAGGATGTGAAGAGAAGAATCCTATCGCTCAAGTCAGAGCACAAATGTGCCTGTTTGTTAGATAGATAGCTCCAAATTACAATTTAGTTATTAAGGTTACTTATATCGCACTTTAGAGTTAGTTTCATAGCGATGATAATTTGTAAATAGCATTTTTGataaatcaataaatttgaaatttcatccaATAAAGTGTTACAATCATCTTTTGTCGAGTCAAATGTAACTATTCACCATGTTCTCAAATGCTCTTATTTGAATGATAgaattagaaatatatgaattatcttCTAATATTGATTTAGTTGTGTGGAATAATGCAGTATATCTTTCAGTTTAATATTAAAACGTTGACAACAATAACTTCAACTTTGCATCAGATCAGTTGACGATTGTAAATTTGTAATCCAACTTCTTCTTGTTCATATAGTTGCCGATTGAAAGTAACATGTGACaggatatttttttaagtttgggTTGTTGCTTTTCTTTTGGAACGACTACACGATTTTGATCAACtactgaaatttaaatatttattaaatggatTAAAGATCGGGAAAAACATGTACTCTAAAGTAGCTTTATGGAATGATGCAACAAAGTGATCCAATTTTATCTTTATGTAACCCCAGGAATCTAGTAACTTTTGGAAGATGAATTCCACTAACCTTGTTTATTTGTTACACCTtacatatatacacaaaaaatacattaactttatatatatacaagatgtaaatatttatatatacttgtTTTGTAATAGGTCAAATAAGCTGATGATGTGGTGCGCTTTATGACATCTTTGATTCCGCCGATCCGATCAGGTTTTACCACCAGTATTGGATTTCCTGGTTCTAAAATGTAGATAGATCTTGTAGTTAGTTGAATATTTATACATGAATTCAACTAAATCTGTATGTACTTTTGAGTTAGGATTCTTAtactttattttgtattttctatgaACAGTAAAAATATACGCTTTGTTAAAAATGAGTGCAATAGTTAACCATTATCCGAGGCTAGCTACGGCTAATCCatcttataatttataatacaggacttttttttgtcaactaagaTTATTATGTATTATGAACTCCatattctttatttatttacaaaataaaattagataattattctattttttgggttttgttttcttatgtGTTCTTGTTAACATAAAAAGTACCATGTATAACTTTTTAGTTGATATCTTATATTGATGTGATTCTCTAAATTGAGAAGAAAAATCATCAATTTCTCTTACAAATTTTACACGCATAGGGTTTTCTTAATTTTGGCAAAAAGGTTTCCTTACCATTATCTTCCAAATTTTATACAATACTTTGGTGAGAAAATAAAGTTAGAGATTACTACTATTTTATTGGGGAAAAGACCAAGAACATTGCTATTTATGAGGGATAGATGTGATGGATGACTAATTGAATTAGTGAAGTTGGTGGTTATGACTTATGACAGTTATAAAATCAGCCTAACCGAAAATTCACGGTAAAGAGATAGAGAGGGA from Raphanus sativus cultivar WK10039 chromosome 8, ASM80110v3, whole genome shotgun sequence includes:
- the LOC108821036 gene encoding glucan endo-1,3-beta-glucosidase 11, whose protein sequence is MSKMFSRVAMTNYVVVLIFSLTFLEHGLLFQRVTSLGINYGQVGDNLPPPDKVIQLLGSLHINKTRIYDTNPKVLTSFANSNIEIFVTVENQILPSLVDPQQALQWVTSRIKPYFPATKIGGIAVGNELYTDDDSSLIEYLVPAMMSIHAALVQTGLDKYIQVSTPNSLSVLQESYPPSAGCFRPQVAGVMTQLLSFLHSTKSPFWINAYPYFAYKDSPTKIPLDYVLFNPNPGMVDPYTKYHYDNMLYAQVDAVIFAMARLGFEDIEVGVSETGWPSKGDGDEVGATVANAAVYNKNLLKRQLQSEGTPLRKNMRLDVYLFALFNEDLKPGPTSERNYGLYQPDETMAYNVGLLSSSQSSTSSTNSIVSLTSSAATDIKRGHQRLIYFICVYLMAIHMLIRRRD